In Scomber japonicus isolate fScoJap1 chromosome 19, fScoJap1.pri, whole genome shotgun sequence, a single genomic region encodes these proteins:
- the LOC128380248 gene encoding glycolipid transfer protein-like, with product MSLLLDNQFKELPPDNSVDTKLFLETVSHLPSFFDCLGSKVFTVIKSDINGNIMKIKAVYLKDPERYVTLQHILEAERQDNAAEWPKVGATLALMWLKRGLRFIQILLQSMADGDRDENNPNLIRVNVTKAYEQALKKYHGWLVQKIFQTALYAAPYRSNFLKALSKGEEVKDEDCLSNVRQFLVNYTATVDAIYNMYTNLNAELDYTV from the exons ATGTCTCTTTTACTGGATAACCAATTCAAAGAGCTACCTCCTGACAACTCTGTAGACACAAAGCTGTTCCTGGAGACCGTCTCTCACCTCCCGTCTTTTTTTG ACTGCCTGGGATcaaaagtgtttacagtcatcaAATCAGACATTAATGGAAATATAATG AAAATTAAAGCAGTATATCTTAAGGATCCTGAGAGGTATGTCACCCTGCAGCACATTTTGGAGGCAGAGCGTCAAGACAACGCTGCAGAATGGCCTAAAGTCGGTGCAACATTAGCTCTGATGTGGCTGAAGAG GGGTCTCCGTTTCATACAGATCCTGCTGCAGAGTATGGCAGACGGAGATAGAGATGAGAACAACCCCAACCTTATTCGGGTCAATGTCACCAAAGCTTATGAACAGGCGCTGAAGAAATACCATGGCTGGCTTGTTCAAAAGATTTTCCAA ACAGCGTTGTATGCAGCTCCCTACAGATCGAACTTCCTCAAGGCTCTGTCAAAAGGAGAGGAAGTGAAAGACGAGGACTGTCTGTCAAATGTCCGTCAGTTCCTGGTGAATTACACAGCTACTGTAGACGCCATCTACAACATGTACACAAATCTGAACGCAGAGCTGGACTACACGGTTTGA
- the LOC128380593 gene encoding protein FAM222A — MLACIQRRQNLSSQHLACTPKSLDVPPPPLLLPVLQPRTHKGEPASMISRYPSPAELDAFAQKTANSPLSIKIFPSDVRVPQHKQLNKTVNGLDTTGQRYSPYSHPYNQGLLAVVHTSVVVKSVVKNHEGRRTKHINTQTSVAPYNNPLNNGYTARHGHKVYHISSCKRPDVPIETLCSSAGMASGDQSLAPQSELAEVQSLMREMSRVPHSQALQLGGEARASPSLQAVAAVAHSDSDFVLGVPPQSSLAFTGAVLPTQSADVAKAGYLEKGDYRLWQHKHQIQPQPYQQGAVRMYSGAPGHRAVDTGVGQSPDTGLPLACSSQLSYRLHPPSVGTGQERVSGSSVNCASMQGEFSVGQYFAPLWDSVMATPNSDCYTSQVLATGTCSARPRDLGLSRLHPHLHPNRHQQHHHQHQHPQHHQPQLHPPPLPHSQVYNACGLPNPSLCHAAVLSSSLQSLECLISEIHPRCIKEHMLGRGYEAMGMPQLLEHHQQTHIQLPVYR; from the coding sequence GGGAGCCAGCCTCCATGATTTCTCGGTATCCTTCTCCTGCAGAGTTGGATGCTTTCGCCCAGAAGACCGCCAACAGCCCCCTGTCCATCAAAATCTTTCCATCTGACGTCCGGGTGCCGCAACACAAACAGCTTAACAAAACAGTTAACGGTTTAGACACCACAGGCCAACGCTATAGCCCCTATTCACACCCGTACAACCAGGGCTTGTTGGCCGTCGTCCACACATCTGTGGTGGTCAAAAGTGTGGTGAAAAACCATGAGGGCAGAAGGACTAAACATATAAACACCCAGACTTCTGTGGCACCGTATAATAATCCTCTGAATAATGGCTACACAGCCAGACATGGGCATAAGGTCTATCATATAAGCTCATGTAAGCGTCCTGATGTACCCATTGAGACACTTTGTTCTAGCGCTGGGATGGCCTCTGGAGATCAGAGCCTGGCCCCCCAGTCTGAGCTGGCAGAGGTTCAAAGCCTCATGAGGGAGATGAGCAGAGTTCCCCACAGCCAGGCCCTGCAGCTTGGGGGCGAAGCGCGAGCCAGCCCCTCGCTTCAGGCTGTGGCTGCTGTGGCACATTCAGACTCTGACTTTGTTCTGGGGGTGCCGCCACAGAGCAGTCTGGCATTCACCGGGGCAGTGCTGCCTACGCAGAGTGCAGATGTAGCCAAAGCTGGGTACTTGGAGAAAGGAGACTACAGATTGTGGCAGCACAAACATCAAATTCAGCCGCAACCCTATCAGCAGGGAGCAGTGAGGATGTACAGTGGTGCTCCGGGGCACAGAGCAGTCGATACCGGGGTTGGCCAGTCTCCTGACACTGGCCTCCCTTTGGCGTGCTCTTCACAGCTTTCCTATAGGCTGCATCCCCCCAGTGTGGGCACGGGGCAGGAGCGAGTCAGCGGCTCCTCTGTGAACTGTGCCAGCATGCAGGGGGAGTTCTCTGTTGGACAGTACTTTGCTCCTCTCTGGGACAGCGTCATGGCCACCCCAAATAGCGACTGTTATACTTCTCAGGTGCTGGCAACGGGTACATGTTCAGCCAGGCCTAGAGACCTGGGCCTCTCTCGTCTTCATCCCCATCTCCACCCTAACCGCCATCagcaacaccaccaccaacaccaacacccaCAGCATCACCAGCCACagctccaccctcctcctcttcctcattccCAGGTGTACAACGCATGTGGGCTCCCCAATCCTAGTCTGTGCCACGCTGCAGTACTGAGCAGCAGCCTGCAGTCTCTGGAGTGCCTCATCAGTGAGATCCACCCCCGCTGCATCAAAGAGCACATGCTGGGCCGTGGGTACGAAGCCATGGGGATGCCTCAGCTACTGGAGCACCACCAGCAAACCCACATCCAGCTCCCCGTCTATAGATAA